A genomic segment from Streptosporangium roseum DSM 43021 encodes:
- a CDS encoding ABC transporter permease, whose translation MTSTDIPFTRLLRVETRKLFDTRSGLILAVSAIGLALVAVVARGLTSEPRWFTLAGTAAIPLGTLLPVLAILTVTGEWRHRTALTTFALEPRRGRVLAAKCLPPLTATVAGCVLALLAALPMTAAAAAVHGVEATWTVAPAKVLGWIATMVLVTGQGLGMGLVLLNAPAAIVICLASTALWSTVARLGDMGAILAGWLDLNLTTNPLMNGGFTGDAALRLAVSVVVWIVVPVAAGMLRISRKEIG comes from the coding sequence AGCGGTCTCATCCTCGCGGTGAGCGCGATCGGGCTGGCGCTCGTGGCCGTCGTCGCCCGGGGCCTCACCTCGGAGCCGCGCTGGTTCACCCTGGCCGGGACCGCCGCCATCCCGCTCGGGACGCTTCTGCCCGTGCTGGCCATTCTCACGGTGACCGGCGAATGGCGGCATCGCACCGCGCTGACCACGTTCGCGCTGGAGCCCCGGCGCGGGCGGGTACTGGCGGCCAAGTGTCTGCCGCCACTGACGGCCACCGTGGCGGGCTGCGTGTTGGCACTGCTGGCGGCCCTGCCCATGACCGCCGCCGCCGCCGCGGTTCACGGCGTCGAGGCCACGTGGACCGTCGCGCCCGCTAAGGTGCTGGGCTGGATCGCGACGATGGTGCTGGTGACCGGCCAGGGCCTCGGCATGGGTCTGGTGTTGTTGAACGCGCCGGCGGCGATCGTGATCTGTCTGGCCAGCACGGCCCTGTGGAGCACTGTCGCCCGGCTCGGCGACATGGGCGCGATCCTGGCGGGCTGGCTCGACCTCAACCTCACCACCAACCCCCTGATGAACGGCGGGTTCACCGGCGACGCCGCCCTTAGGCTGGCCGTGTCAGTGGTCGTGTGGATCGTCGTTCCGGTGGCCGCAGGGATGCTGCGCATTTCGAGGAAGGAGATCGGCTGA
- a CDS encoding zinc finger domain-containing protein, whose protein sequence is MGISQCGVEAGSPCRSHGDAVARTYHTGRFTQVARMAKLLRVRTPADRGPGQPWRPGTGHRSQPTALPPSADLLPRNAQHPCGHRNDDPHDH, encoded by the coding sequence TTGGGCATCAGTCAGTGCGGTGTCGAGGCGGGTTCGCCGTGCCGCTCCCACGGCGATGCGGTCGCCAGGACCTACCACACCGGCCGCTTCACCCAGGTGGCCCGCATGGCCAAACTCCTGCGCGTGCGGACCCCGGCCGATCGCGGGCCGGGCCAGCCCTGGCGGCCCGGTACCGGGCACCGATCGCAACCAACGGCCCTACCGCCGTCAGCCGATCTCCTTCCTCGAAATGCGCAGCATCCCTGCGGCCACCGGAACGACGATCCACACGACCACTGA
- a CDS encoding recombinase family protein gives MGRTIAYARVSTRDQNPQLQLDALTEDGYDVLFQEKISSRLRGARPEFAAALAELHPGDTLKFWKSDRWGRSAAHVLTVVTDLRDRDVRVVSLTENFDLDTKEGRFMFAVLAAAAEYELELRAERQAEGIAAAKRRETTGAMLPGKKKTGRPRAIGPAELATLRRLIDDGVSGTEAARTLKIGRSTAYTALAQR, from the coding sequence ATGGGCCGCACGATCGCTTACGCGCGGGTCTCCACTCGCGATCAGAACCCGCAGCTCCAGCTCGACGCCCTCACCGAAGACGGCTACGACGTCCTGTTCCAGGAGAAGATCTCCAGCCGTCTGCGCGGGGCACGACCCGAATTCGCCGCCGCCTTGGCCGAGCTGCACCCCGGCGACACGTTGAAGTTCTGGAAGTCCGATCGGTGGGGCCGCTCGGCTGCCCACGTCCTGACTGTCGTGACCGACCTGCGCGACCGCGACGTGCGGGTTGTGTCGCTGACCGAGAACTTCGACCTGGACACCAAGGAGGGCCGGTTCATGTTCGCGGTTCTGGCCGCAGCCGCCGAGTATGAACTGGAGTTGCGCGCCGAGCGCCAGGCCGAGGGCATCGCCGCGGCCAAGCGCCGTGAAACCACCGGCGCCATGCTGCCTGGCAAGAAGAAGACCGGCCGTCCCCGCGCCATCGGCCCGGCCGAGCTGGCGACGCTGCGCCGACTGATCGACGACGGCGTCTCGGGCACCGAGGCCGCCCGCACCCTCAAAATCGGCCGCTCCACCGCCTACACGGCACTCGCACAACGTTGA
- a CDS encoding tyrosine-type recombinase/integrase, with amino-acid sequence MINNGEVAVRRQSGLPEARGLDRGLTEEAALLVERGLATNTRLAYARDWATYGAWCDESGHALLPATAETLANYVAHLASHAYAPASIDRALACILAAHDHAQLGKPATKQARLALRAYRRERAHQGQRTRKSPPITIDRLRAMISALPSTSTTGLRDRAVLVLGFALMGRRSELVACDIGDLTFTVDGLEVYIPTSKTDQDAHGETVALPHGSHPETCPVRVLKAWLAVLAERGVTSGALLRPVDRHGGVGGAAKSAGRGNRQRLSGQTINLIVKNAAALAGLDRPETYTAHGLRAGGATSAAKAGAPMSAITTHGRWADGSPVVAGYIRQADKWNDNPMHGVGL; translated from the coding sequence ATGATCAACAACGGTGAGGTAGCTGTCCGTCGGCAGTCAGGGCTACCGGAGGCCAGGGGCCTGGATCGGGGGTTGACCGAGGAGGCCGCCCTACTGGTGGAGCGCGGACTGGCCACCAACACCCGCCTGGCCTACGCCCGCGACTGGGCGACGTACGGCGCGTGGTGCGACGAGAGCGGGCACGCTCTGCTGCCCGCCACCGCCGAGACCCTGGCAAACTACGTCGCCCATCTGGCCTCGCACGCCTACGCGCCGGCCTCCATCGACCGGGCGCTGGCCTGCATCCTGGCCGCCCACGATCACGCCCAGCTCGGCAAGCCCGCCACCAAGCAGGCGCGGCTGGCCCTGCGCGCCTACCGGCGCGAGCGCGCCCACCAGGGACAGCGCACCCGCAAGTCGCCACCCATCACGATCGACCGCCTCCGCGCCATGATCTCTGCACTCCCCTCCACCAGCACAACGGGCCTACGTGATCGCGCGGTGCTGGTGCTCGGTTTTGCCCTGATGGGACGCCGTTCCGAACTCGTCGCCTGCGACATCGGCGATCTCACCTTCACCGTCGACGGCCTCGAGGTCTACATCCCCACCAGCAAGACCGACCAGGACGCCCACGGAGAAACCGTCGCACTCCCCCACGGATCCCATCCCGAGACCTGCCCGGTGCGTGTTCTCAAAGCATGGCTGGCCGTACTCGCCGAACGCGGCGTCACCTCCGGCGCCCTGCTGCGCCCGGTCGATCGCCACGGCGGCGTCGGCGGCGCCGCCAAGAGTGCGGGCCGCGGCAACCGTCAGCGCCTCAGTGGCCAGACCATCAACCTCATCGTCAAGAACGCCGCCGCGCTGGCCGGCCTGGACAGGCCGGAGACCTACACCGCGCACGGGCTGCGAGCCGGCGGCGCCACCTCCGCCGCCAAAGCCGGCGCGCCCATGTCGGCCATCACCACGCACGGCCGCTGGGCCGACGGCTCCCCGGTGGTGGCCGGCTACATCCGCCAGGCCGACAAGTGGAACGACAACCCGATGCACGGAGTCGGCCTGTAG
- a CDS encoding universal stress protein, which produces MILVGVDGSPAALEAVSWAVQEAALRGAGLRVVHVMPAWPLEMSEDAPYADVGRWMRDGAASMLTEALERAREADARVRVESQLLPGDPRLVLIEAAKDADLLVVGSHGLGGFSGMLLGSVALGVAGHTSCPVAVVRTVPAQARGEVVVGVDGSPAGAAAIEFAFAEASLRGATLRAVHAWSQPIAGCGPFALESAQETAGGERRLLAEALAGWGERYPDVKVTEQVEHMHPVEALKNASAHADLLVVGSRGRGGLAGLLLGSVSHALLHHTACPLIVTPAPATPRHT; this is translated from the coding sequence ATGATCCTGGTGGGAGTCGACGGCTCACCGGCCGCGCTTGAGGCCGTGAGCTGGGCCGTACAGGAGGCAGCGCTACGCGGCGCCGGGCTGCGCGTCGTGCACGTCATGCCGGCCTGGCCGCTGGAGATGTCCGAGGACGCCCCGTACGCCGACGTGGGCCGCTGGATGCGCGACGGGGCCGCCTCCATGCTGACGGAGGCGCTGGAGCGGGCCCGTGAAGCGGACGCTCGTGTCAGGGTGGAGTCGCAGCTGCTCCCGGGCGACCCCCGGCTCGTCCTGATCGAGGCGGCGAAGGACGCCGACCTCCTGGTGGTCGGCAGCCACGGGCTGGGCGGCTTCTCCGGCATGCTGCTGGGATCGGTCGCGCTGGGCGTGGCCGGACACACCTCCTGCCCGGTCGCCGTCGTGCGGACGGTGCCCGCACAGGCACGCGGCGAGGTGGTCGTCGGCGTCGACGGCTCCCCGGCCGGCGCGGCCGCCATCGAATTCGCCTTCGCCGAGGCGTCCCTGCGCGGCGCCACCCTGCGGGCGGTTCACGCCTGGAGCCAACCCATCGCCGGCTGCGGCCCCTTTGCCCTGGAGTCCGCGCAGGAGACGGCCGGAGGCGAGCGGCGTCTGCTGGCCGAGGCGCTGGCGGGCTGGGGTGAGCGCTATCCGGATGTCAAGGTCACCGAGCAGGTGGAGCACATGCACCCGGTGGAGGCCCTGAAGAACGCCTCAGCGCACGCCGACCTCCTGGTCGTGGGATCACGCGGACGCGGCGGCCTCGCCGGGCTCCTGCTGGGCTCGGTCAGCCACGCGCTGCTGCACCACACCGCCTGCCCGCTGATCGTGACACCCGCTCCGGCGACGCCCCGGCACACCTGA
- a CDS encoding cation-translocating P-type ATPase, translating into MHADTDTMPGLSEAEAARLLDGHGPNELPQSRPPTLLARSARQLADPLSILLLIAGLVTLVVLAEVPEGVAILTILLVNVVIGVSQEVKADQAVRALRNLTAPMAKVRRGGITRRVPAAEVVPGDVIEVAAGDRVPADARVIKASALAVDEAVLTGESQSADKRAGGATGLGILLGDRDGELFSGTLVVRGGGMAVVERTGAATEMGRIAGALEGQPKGPLEADLAQASRRIGLLAVAAGVVMVLIGLTRVGRGEAALLDIVLAGVALAIAAVPESLAAAVTTALALGSQRMARLGVIVRRLPAIEALGATTVIASDKTGTLTTGRLTVVDQVTVPGADLWRAALRCNDARDGLGDTVDVALRAAAERSGARLADGEARLATRPFDAETRSMAVVTVGPLLTVKGAPEVVLARCAVGEQTQHLADAVAGLARRGLRVLALAEAATADLDADGLRPLGLVGLRDEIRPSARQAVTDCRAAGIRVMMVTGDHGDTARAVAEEVGIQPDPVVTGACLNGDDRSARLRGAAVLARVDPATKLDLVHALRAHGEIVTMTGDGVNDAPALRHADVGVAMAGDEGTDVAREAAAVVVTNGELGTIVTGVREGRRLHHNVASMIGYLLTGNLAEIILVLVGLILWPDLIIPLLPVHLLWINLVLDGIPAIALGVDKPAGDPLALRPRRGGLLSGAVLGRVAVRSLIVGLLVIIAVEAARRMDWSAEQVRTQAVLTLVFARLTLAYVVRARRWTFERGWWRGRTILVAVAATALLQALVTLVPPLGAPLALMPLPAAGWAMALAAAALTPLLCDLARPLGSKEADAG; encoded by the coding sequence ATGCACGCCGACACGGACACCATGCCGGGCCTCAGCGAGGCCGAAGCCGCCCGGCTGCTGGACGGACACGGACCCAACGAACTGCCACAGTCACGACCTCCCACCCTGCTCGCCCGCTCGGCCAGGCAACTCGCCGACCCGCTGTCGATCCTGTTGCTGATCGCCGGGCTGGTGACGCTGGTGGTCCTGGCCGAGGTCCCCGAGGGCGTGGCGATCCTGACCATCCTGCTGGTGAACGTGGTCATCGGGGTCAGCCAGGAGGTCAAGGCCGATCAGGCGGTCCGCGCGCTACGCAACCTCACCGCGCCCATGGCCAAGGTACGGCGCGGCGGTATCACCCGGCGCGTCCCAGCCGCAGAGGTCGTGCCCGGCGACGTGATCGAGGTCGCGGCCGGCGACCGGGTGCCCGCCGACGCCCGCGTGATCAAGGCGAGCGCCCTGGCCGTCGACGAGGCCGTGCTGACGGGGGAGTCGCAGTCGGCCGACAAGCGAGCCGGCGGCGCGACCGGCCTCGGCATCCTGCTCGGCGACCGTGATGGGGAACTGTTCTCCGGAACCCTCGTCGTCCGCGGTGGGGGGATGGCCGTCGTGGAGCGGACCGGCGCCGCAACCGAGATGGGACGTATCGCCGGCGCCCTCGAAGGACAGCCGAAGGGACCGTTGGAGGCGGACCTGGCGCAGGCGTCCCGGCGGATCGGCCTGCTCGCCGTGGCGGCGGGTGTGGTCATGGTGCTGATAGGGCTGACCCGGGTCGGCCGGGGCGAGGCCGCGCTGCTCGACATCGTGCTGGCCGGGGTCGCGCTGGCCATTGCCGCCGTCCCCGAGAGCCTCGCCGCCGCGGTCACCACCGCCCTGGCGCTCGGTTCCCAGCGGATGGCGCGGCTGGGTGTGATCGTCCGCCGGCTTCCGGCGATCGAGGCGCTCGGCGCCACCACCGTCATCGCCTCCGACAAGACCGGCACGCTGACCACCGGGCGACTTACGGTCGTCGACCAGGTGACCGTTCCCGGCGCGGACCTGTGGCGGGCCGCGCTGCGCTGCAACGATGCCCGTGACGGGCTCGGCGACACGGTCGACGTGGCGCTGCGCGCAGCGGCCGAGCGCAGCGGGGCCCGGCTCGCCGACGGCGAGGCACGGCTGGCCACCCGGCCCTTCGACGCCGAGACCCGATCCATGGCCGTGGTGACCGTCGGGCCGCTGCTGACCGTGAAAGGAGCGCCGGAAGTCGTGCTGGCCCGCTGCGCGGTCGGCGAGCAGACACAGCACCTGGCGGACGCCGTGGCAGGCCTCGCCCGGCGGGGATTGCGCGTGCTCGCACTGGCCGAGGCGGCCACCGCGGATCTGGACGCCGACGGGTTGCGCCCGCTCGGTCTGGTGGGGTTGCGCGACGAGATCAGGCCCTCGGCCCGTCAGGCGGTCACGGACTGCCGCGCGGCCGGCATCCGGGTCATGATGGTGACCGGAGACCACGGCGACACCGCCCGGGCCGTGGCAGAGGAGGTCGGTATCCAACCCGACCCCGTGGTCACCGGCGCCTGCCTCAACGGTGACGACAGGAGCGCGCGGCTGCGCGGGGCGGCCGTGCTGGCCCGCGTGGACCCGGCCACCAAGCTCGACCTGGTCCACGCGCTGCGCGCGCACGGTGAGATCGTCACCATGACCGGCGACGGCGTCAACGACGCACCCGCGCTGCGTCACGCGGATGTGGGCGTGGCGATGGCGGGCGACGAGGGAACCGACGTCGCCCGGGAGGCGGCTGCGGTCGTCGTCACCAACGGTGAGCTCGGCACCATCGTCACCGGGGTGCGCGAGGGACGGCGCCTGCACCACAACGTCGCCTCGATGATCGGCTATCTGCTGACCGGGAACCTGGCGGAGATCATCCTGGTGCTCGTCGGCTTGATCCTCTGGCCAGACCTGATCATCCCTCTGCTCCCCGTGCACCTGCTCTGGATCAACCTGGTGCTGGACGGCATCCCCGCCATCGCCCTCGGCGTCGACAAGCCCGCCGGGGACCCTCTGGCACTCCGTCCACGGCGGGGCGGCCTGCTGTCCGGCGCAGTGCTCGGCCGCGTCGCGGTGCGATCGCTGATCGTCGGTCTGCTCGTGATCATCGCGGTCGAGGCCGCCCGGAGGATGGACTGGAGCGCGGAGCAGGTCCGCACCCAGGCGGTGCTCACGCTGGTCTTCGCCCGGCTGACCCTCGCCTACGTCGTGCGGGCCCGCAGGTGGACCTTCGAACGAGGCTGGTGGCGCGGCCGCACGATCCTTGTCGCGGTCGCCGCCACCGCGCTGCTCCAAGCGCTCGTCACCCTCGTGCCACCGCTCGGCGCCCCGCTGGCCCTGATGCCACTGCCTGCAGCCGGATGGGCGATGGCCCTGGCGGCAGCGGCGCTCACCCCGCTGCTCTGCGACCTCGCACGGCCACTCGGCAGCAAGGAAGCCGACGCCGGCTGA
- a CDS encoding DDE transposase family protein, with product MVRTLVRTIILKNERITGLSVEVIAELVAEIGPLWQARHQAALASRPRRRTIGAGAGHKPVFVDRLPATLVHPRHGVTHDVPGCRSGVDRSTITRAVHQVRPSWLNGVAASPRDGSCELWPM from the coding sequence GTGGTGAGAACACTCGTACGGACGATCATCCTGAAGAACGAGCGGATCACGGGCCTGTCGGTCGAGGTGATCGCGGAGTTGGTGGCCGAGATCGGACCGCTGTGGCAGGCCCGGCACCAGGCCGCGCTCGCCAGTCGCCCACGACGGCGCACCATCGGTGCCGGCGCTGGGCACAAGCCGGTGTTCGTCGACCGGCTGCCGGCCACACTGGTGCACCCGCGCCACGGCGTCACCCATGACGTGCCGGGTTGCCGGTCCGGCGTCGACCGCTCCACCATCACCCGCGCCGTCCACCAGGTCCGCCCCTCCTGGCTGAACGGGGTTGCGGCATCACCGCGGGACGGCAGTTGCGAACTCTGGCCGATGTGA
- a CDS encoding pyridoxamine 5'-phosphate oxidase family protein, with translation MAERLNAPGDLGRRITRRRESLGLDREQLANRAGIAPAYLAYVEQRAAAPAIETINRLACALDTSTAELLGGTIDLPPGRGTAARHPELEKLDTKECLRLISPGGVGRLAFNDLGGPMILPVNYVLHEGSVIFRTAFGGPFDANLSTGVNGVEFKIAFEIDRIDDANSEGWSVLIRGGVHHVSTAEEQAAVMTLNVRPWAGGDRELYVKITPAEITGRRIWHGP, from the coding sequence ATGGCTGAACGCCTCAATGCTCCTGGTGACCTCGGCCGCCGGATCACCAGGCGACGTGAAAGTCTCGGCCTCGACCGGGAGCAGCTGGCAAACCGTGCCGGAATCGCCCCCGCCTACCTCGCCTACGTGGAGCAGAGGGCGGCCGCGCCTGCCATCGAGACCATAAATCGCCTGGCCTGCGCTCTGGATACCAGCACTGCGGAACTGCTCGGAGGAACCATCGACCTCCCGCCCGGACGAGGCACCGCCGCCCGTCATCCTGAGCTGGAAAAGCTGGACACGAAGGAGTGTCTACGGCTCATCTCCCCCGGCGGGGTCGGCCGGCTGGCCTTCAACGACCTCGGCGGCCCGATGATCCTGCCGGTCAATTACGTCCTCCACGAAGGCTCCGTGATCTTCCGCACCGCCTTCGGCGGCCCGTTCGACGCGAACCTGAGCACCGGCGTGAACGGCGTCGAGTTCAAAATCGCCTTCGAGATCGATCGGATCGACGATGCCAACAGCGAAGGCTGGAGCGTGCTCATCCGGGGTGGCGTCCACCACGTCTCCACCGCCGAGGAGCAGGCGGCCGTGATGACCTTGAATGTCCGGCCCTGGGCCGGCGGCGACCGCGAACTCTACGTCAAGATCACTCCTGCCGAGATCACCGGCCGCCGTATCTGGCACGGCCCGTGA
- a CDS encoding IS630 family transposase, translating into MRRRGPKLEPVVLSDDERAVLGRWMRRANSAQSLALRARIVLACAGSAVPPIIGVARELRVAPDTVRKWRRRFLADRLDGLIDEPRPGRPPTIAAEEVEAVVVATLEEIPKNATHWSRTSMAARSGLSKSTIGRIWRKFQLKPHLTGTFKLSTDPLFVEKVYDVVGLYFNPPEGAVVLCVDEKSQSQALDRSQPVLPMMPGMPERRTHDYVRNGLTTLFAAFDVATGEVIGSLHRRHRAAEFKKFLIKIDKQVPAHLDVHLICDNYGTHKTPAIRAWLERHPRFHMHFTPTGSSWINQVERWFGFLADQMIRRGAHKNVQALEADIRAWIKNWNADPKPFIWTKTAEEILDSLARFCQRISGAGH; encoded by the coding sequence GTGCGTCGTCGGGGTCCGAAGCTGGAGCCGGTGGTGCTCTCCGATGACGAGCGCGCGGTGCTGGGGCGGTGGATGCGGCGGGCGAACTCGGCGCAGTCGTTGGCGCTGCGAGCGCGGATCGTGTTGGCGTGCGCGGGCTCTGCGGTTCCACCGATCATCGGGGTGGCCAGGGAGTTGAGGGTGGCACCCGACACGGTCCGCAAGTGGCGGCGGCGGTTTCTGGCCGATCGGCTGGACGGGTTGATCGACGAGCCCCGACCGGGGCGGCCGCCCACCATCGCCGCCGAAGAGGTGGAAGCGGTCGTGGTGGCGACGCTGGAGGAGATCCCGAAGAACGCCACGCACTGGTCGCGGACATCGATGGCGGCCCGCAGCGGCCTGTCGAAGTCCACCATCGGCCGGATCTGGAGGAAGTTCCAGCTCAAGCCGCACCTGACCGGCACGTTCAAACTGTCGACCGATCCGTTGTTCGTGGAGAAGGTCTACGACGTGGTGGGTCTGTATTTCAACCCGCCCGAGGGCGCGGTGGTGTTGTGCGTGGATGAGAAGTCGCAGAGCCAGGCTCTGGACCGGTCGCAACCGGTGTTGCCGATGATGCCCGGCATGCCGGAGCGGCGGACCCACGACTATGTACGCAACGGCCTCACCACCTTGTTCGCGGCCTTCGACGTGGCCACCGGAGAGGTCATCGGTTCCCTGCATCGCCGGCATCGGGCGGCGGAGTTCAAGAAGTTCCTGATCAAAATCGACAAGCAGGTTCCCGCTCATCTCGACGTCCATCTGATCTGCGACAACTACGGCACCCACAAGACGCCGGCGATCCGCGCATGGCTGGAGCGCCATCCCCGCTTTCACATGCACTTCACCCCGACTGGCTCCTCCTGGATCAACCAGGTCGAGCGCTGGTTCGGTTTCCTTGCCGATCAGATGATCCGTCGCGGCGCACATAAGAACGTGCAAGCCCTCGAGGCCGACATCCGCGCCTGGATCAAGAACTGGAACGCTGACCCCAAGCCGTTCATCTGGACCAAGACGGCCGAAGAGATTCTCGACTCCCTCGCCCGCTTCTGCCAACGAATCTCAGGCGCAGGACACTAG
- a CDS encoding PadR family transcriptional regulator yields MQDAVLAMLAKEPSHGYHLHARLRHSLGPLGESMNRGQIYVTLARLERAGLVVCERADGLPERPERKVYVLTPAGQERVTAWLAEVGWPKPDLAEFHLKLAAAAAARLADPVELVAAQRRELLRRLREAQQAALAEPAGSGAGLLLEGVVLRLQADLRWLDACERAWSKVDDEDEGG; encoded by the coding sequence ATGCAGGACGCAGTGCTGGCGATGCTCGCCAAGGAGCCGTCGCACGGATACCACTTGCACGCTCGGCTGCGGCACAGTCTTGGCCCGCTGGGCGAGTCGATGAACCGTGGTCAGATCTATGTGACGCTGGCCCGCTTGGAGCGAGCGGGGCTCGTCGTCTGTGAGCGGGCCGACGGCCTGCCCGAGCGGCCGGAACGCAAGGTCTATGTGCTGACGCCGGCCGGGCAGGAACGGGTGACCGCCTGGCTGGCCGAGGTGGGCTGGCCGAAACCGGACCTGGCGGAGTTCCATCTCAAGCTTGCCGCTGCCGCCGCGGCCCGGCTGGCCGACCCGGTGGAGCTGGTGGCGGCGCAGCGCCGTGAGTTGCTGCGCCGCTTGCGTGAGGCGCAGCAGGCGGCGCTGGCCGAGCCGGCGGGGTCGGGCGCCGGGCTGCTGCTGGAAGGGGTCGTGCTGCGGTTGCAGGCGGACCTGCGTTGGCTGGATGCCTGTGAGCGGGCCTGGTCCAAGGTCGATGACGAAGATGAGGGTGGATGA
- a CDS encoding ABC transporter ATP-binding protein has protein sequence MNVSSAVVRACGLVKTHGRGQSRVRAVDEVDLEVPEGQTLAVMGPSGCGKSTLLGGLERPTDGEVWVAGRRIDTLSERALARMRRRSVGFVFQAFHLVEELSAAENVELPALLAGRSLGQARRRASLLLERVGLADRARHLPSQLSGGQRQRVAIARALANDPLVVLADEPTGNLDTAATLDVLRIFEDLRSAGQTLVIVTHDERVAATADRLVSMRDGMFVDDTRLAGTGTGWLGGLIGLEG, from the coding sequence ATGAACGTGTCAAGCGCCGTGGTCCGGGCCTGCGGCCTGGTGAAGACGCATGGTCGGGGGCAGAGCCGGGTCCGTGCGGTGGACGAGGTCGACCTGGAGGTTCCCGAGGGGCAGACGCTGGCCGTCATGGGGCCCAGCGGCTGCGGGAAATCGACCCTGCTGGGCGGCCTGGAGCGGCCTACCGATGGAGAGGTGTGGGTGGCCGGGCGGCGCATCGACACGCTGAGCGAGCGGGCTCTGGCGCGCATGCGGCGCAGGTCGGTGGGGTTCGTCTTCCAGGCCTTCCATCTGGTGGAGGAGTTATCGGCGGCCGAGAACGTGGAGCTGCCCGCGCTACTGGCCGGGCGCTCGCTCGGCCAGGCCAGGCGGCGCGCGAGCCTGCTGCTGGAACGGGTAGGACTCGCCGACCGCGCCCGGCATCTGCCCTCGCAGCTGTCGGGCGGGCAGCGTCAGCGGGTCGCCATCGCGCGCGCGCTGGCCAACGACCCGCTGGTCGTCCTGGCCGACGAGCCGACCGGCAACCTGGACACCGCGGCCACGCTCGATGTGCTGAGGATCTTCGAGGACCTGCGTTCCGCAGGGCAGACCCTCGTGATCGTCACGCATGACGAGCGGGTGGCGGCGACTGCGGATCGGCTGGTCTCGATGCGCGACGGGATGTTCGTCGACGACACCCGGCTGGCCGGCACCGGCACCGGGTGGCTCGGCGGCCTGATCGGGCTGGAGGGCTGA